Proteins encoded within one genomic window of Episyrphus balteatus chromosome 1, idEpiBalt1.1, whole genome shotgun sequence:
- the LOC129906467 gene encoding probable basic-leucine zipper transcription factor E, translating into MQSDDIAGTSKGAPAREEKPTAIKPTPTTADMGGRSKRRRQPLKPKPNLVKRRSTKPSAELPAEEKETARTANIEAKSDHQKPEDDNDVNYMSEGGEGHFVSGDSNKFAVLSSREPSSDDDEEEEQTLQTKINEFERKMDALRQEVAPLLERMKAKQDARRPTKSKSSQIKKPLKQPKQRNNNNNSSFYISKRKSLNPSDNNNSSNNNNCLHKLHTNNNSCPHSNNKNSYSSNNNSQNSKVHSNNNNKQHR; encoded by the coding sequence ATGCAATCGGATGATATAGCGGGGACATCGAAAGGTGCCCCAGCTAGGGAGGAGAAGCCAACGGCAATCAAGCCAACGCCAACGACAGCCGATATGGGAGGGAGGAGTAAGAGGAGACGGCAACCGCTAAAGCCAAAGCCGAACCTGGTGAAGCGACGTTCTACAAAACCTTCAGCTGAGCTGCCAGCTGAAGAGAAGGAAACGGCGCGCACAGCTAATATTGAAGCTAAAAGCGATCATCAGAAGCCAGAAGATGATAATGATGTTAACTATATGTCCGAGGGGGGAGAAGGTCATTTCGTTTCGGGTGACAGCAACAAGTTCGCTGTTCTGTCATCGAGAGAGCCGTCATCAGACGATGATGAAGAGGAGGAGCAGACCCTCCAAACTAAAATAAATGAGTTTGAGAGGAAAATGGATGCTCTCAGACAAGAAGTTGCGCCCCTGCTCGAGCGCATGAAAGCAAAACAAGACGCCCGCAGACCCACGAAAAGCAAGAGCTCGCAGATAAAAAAGCCGCTAAAGCAGCCAAAGCAGcggaacaacaacaataatagcaGCTTCTACATCAGCAAAAGGAAGTCCCTCAACCCCagcgacaacaacaacagcagcaacaacaacaattgcctGCACAAGTTacacaccaacaacaacagctgCCCGCACAGCAACAACAAGAACAGctacagcagcaacaacaacagccagAACAGCAAAGtacacagcaacaacaacaacaagcaaCATAGGTAA